ATCACTTAGGCTGTCCTAACTTTTTCATACAGCGTTGCAACAACTTTGCTCATGATGTTATGCGTCTGATTAAGATCACATCTCTGAAGGTATGGACAATTACACAAaaatggaattgttgggtcaaaaatatatgcattaaAGTGAACCTCCAAGTCTGCATTATATTCTTATAATTGTCATGTTTCCCCACCCTCTAAACAACTCTAAACAACACTATCATCATTTTAGACTGTCATCTGCCAGGTGAAAAGTAAaatctttgtcttcatttttatttctttaaatatgaatGAGTTTGTATGTTTTTCATGGTTATTAAATGGTTATATTGCTTTTTGAGAACTGCTTACTTTTATTCATTGTCAGTTTgcatttttgaattaaaaaatgttatttttacgttatttatttatgttattattatattgttttattatttatgttttatgttattattatttgtaatacATACATTGAGGAATTTGGTCTTCTATATGAGGTATTTTGATAATTTCCTCCAGTTTGTTTGGCTAGGTTTATAGTTTTGcctatgcatatattttaaattttggtgtGGTCAAATGGCTCCTTTGTATTAAGTTTTTCCCAGTTCAAGATTATAGAAGATCTGTGTTCTCTTGTATTGCTTtcatagatcttttttttttttcaggctccttttttttaaaaatataaatttatttattttaattggaggttaaaaaacaaaattaagaccaaaaaaaaaaaaaaaacaacccctcTGATTTTTTGACCCACTGGAATTTACTCTAGTGAACCTAATCTAGGAATACAGCTATTccacccctcccaccactccACACCCTGTTGCTAGTCTCACAATTTTACAAAATCCATCCCCACTGGTTAGATTTGCCACCACTCCCATGTGCTATATCCAGCTTTCTCCTCAACTACTCACGATGGTACAGTCCAACAGAACTGCCTAAATGTTATACCCTATTTCTTCTTTACCAGGATGACCCCACCGTACAAACCTGGCTCGTCTCATCCAAGCAACACTCAGAGGGGCACATAGACACACTGATTCGTTGACCCTCTGGGGAGCCTCCTATCTCTTATCAGGGATGCAGCTGGTACCAGACCACCCTGCTAGATTTCACATTTGCCAATGATTGGTAAGTTGCAATGTGGGTacctttatttcctttatttaaacaACCTCTTGTTCATTAATGATTTGCTTTTCAGTGCACCAAATGAATTTTGTTACCGTTTTTACTTTCTCTGGAGCAAGGTTTCTCAACAGTGGCACTACTGGCATTTGGGGCCAGATTATTCTTTGCTGTAGGGGACTGACCTGTGCATTGTAAAATGTTTAGCAGCaaccctggcctctacccatCCACCAGATGCCACTAGCACCCTCcccattttctctattttctggctACAATACTTATAAAgacaagttttttttctttagaacaggtattttatttttggtctaTTATAAAGGATTTACATGCCAAATGGTAAAAGTCATTACGTACACAATGTATTCCACAGCTGAGCACCACTCCCTAACTGAACAGGCAAAGAaaggactaaacaacagcacCTGGCAGTATTTGGGGTGCGGGGGGAGTAAAAAGACTAAAACAGGTTTAAACTGACTACTACAACTTATCTAATATTCAAAACTACTAATTAAATGCAGTTAAAACACTGTTATGTAACATGCATTAATGTCAAAGAATACAACCAAAATTAAGATAGCAAACAAAACCTATATaagtttttttaaactgtaaaacgttatatatacatgtaactgCTCACTCATTTAAAGAAAACCTGCAAGCAAAGTTATTTACTTCCAGAAAAACCATATACAGAACTACTAAGCATATTCTTCTTTTAGTACTAAACATATTCTTAAAAAGTATAAACAtgaacatttagaaaatacagaacttCAAAAATTGAAACAATAGgcaaaacttcatttttaaagtagtGTGAAAAGTCCCATTTTTATCACAGTTGGACaaagaacagtctttttttttaaagagcagtcTTTTGATGTGAGATTCACAAGCAAGCATTACAAAATCCTATTTTTCAAATGGTATTACAGAACAAGACAAAACTACAGAACAAGACAAAACTTCTTAACAATGTTATatgaagaattattttttcttttttttcaccttttatttttactaaatcTATCAAAACTTAAACCTTAGATATATTGGAGTCAGTCACAAAATTCTTTTCTAGTAACAGTATACGAAAGAGAGGCATATTCATTTTCAATTACACAACTGGAAGATGCTTTCTGAGCCTGGGAAGAGTCTTCCCTTCTTTTTActggttatttttattcttagtatGTGTTAAGATATGAGATTTCAGGTTAGTTGACTGCGAAAACCTTCTATTACAACAACTGAAAGGGCACACGAAGGGCCTATCTCCGGTATGGATTCGCACGTGGGTACGCAGGTTGAAATCTAGGGAAAAGCGTTTTCCGCAGCCTTCAAAGGTGCACTGAAACGGCTTCTCTCCGGTATGCACCAGTTGATGCCGTTTCAATTTTGAGCCCTCAACAAAAGCTTTGCCACATTCTGCACAGACATGAACTCTGGGACCATGGGTGTGCGTATGTTTTTTCAAAGCAGCTTTATCCCGGAACATCTTCAAGCAGCCTGTGTGAGGGCAAGCTACTGTTCTCGGCACATCATCTTTGGGTTTTTTAGGTTTCATTTTAGTAAATTCGGCCACTTGTTTGGGATCTGAGAGATCAATGCCAGGAATTCCCTCAGGAGGCAGTTTTTTACCCGTTAAGTACTCGGAATAATCAGGAACTGAGTTCTCAGTCTGTCCAGCCTCAGCGTCTTTTTTATCGGTTGCAGACCACATGCTGACAGAAAACTGACCCTCTAGGGTTTGGATTTGGACCTGCTTCTGCTCCCACttcttggggcctgccccggagCTGCTTCCCGCCGCCGTCGCCTCACCGCCCGGGGAACCCTTCTTACCGTTGCGTTTCTGGCCGTGGCTGCTGGGCTTCCTGGTGCGGTTGCAGGCTAAGGAAGACTTGGAGCCTGACAGAGGAGCCAAGGTCTGCTCAAAGTAGCTGTCGTCGAGGCCTGGGATGATGTCGTCGAGGTCACTGGCCTGAAGGCTTTCGGTTTGGGAGCAGGTCACCACCTCCTCCTGCGTCTGCACCATGACTTCTCGGTCGCAGTCCGCTTGGGCTGGGCTGTTTGTAAAAAGAGGCTGCAGCGCAATCAGAGGTGGATAGTGGTGGCCACCGTGGAACCAATTGCTGGCGACATCATTGTATTCGTTGATCGCCTCAGTCCCCATGGTCTCCACAGAGACGCTCTCCTCAGTCGGGGTCTCCTCATAGTGGGTCTCCTCGTAGAGGCTCTCCTCAGAGAGGGGCGCCACCTGCACCTGCTGCAGCCCCACAATCTCTGGATACAACTCCAGGTCGTCTGTGAAGTAGAATGACTCGTGGGAGTCCATGGCTGAGGGCTCTTCAGAGGCTACTAATCAGCGGATTGGTGACCAAAAGGCCGCGGAAAAAAAAAGCCGAAAGGAGAAAACCGCGTGCTTTGCGAGAAAGTGCGCGCGGTTGCAGAGCACGAGCCGGAAGAGGCGCAAGTGCGCCTGGGTAGGCAGCACGCATGCGCTTTGCGGCACCTTGCACATGCGCTTTGCGGCACCTTGCACATGCGCTTCTACGCTGAGGCGCCTCACAGTTGTACGTGCCCACAGTCCAGTACGTGCCCACAGTTGTACGCTCGCACATGCGCCCTCTCTCCCACCCCGGTACCTGTGCTAAGCAAGTGTTTCTTTTCAGTATAGCAACCAGGCTCTGcataattttttgtttcattttcattgaatTATCCCCTTCTACCCCACCACCTGTATGAGTATagcgtgggtgggtgggggggaggaGAAGACCTATCCTTTTCTAatatttatgcttttttaaatttaattgcaCTGACCCACATTTATAGAACATTTAACAGTATCAGTGATAGTGGGAATGCCTGTCTTTTCCTTTAATACAAGGTGCTGGGCCACAGACTAGCACTGGTCCATCACTTGCATTACCATTTGAACCATATCCACCCTTCAACCCCTGGtttttgtcttccacaaaactggtccctggttcCCAAAAGGTTAGAGACCAGTGCTTAAATAGaaatgcttttaagttttatACCATTAGTAAATATCCAACTATTTCCACTTTTAcgaaagatttttgttttttaagcattaatggatgttgaatttcatTAAATACCCATTTCAATATCTGCTGAGGTGATATTTTTCCCTTAAGGGTAATCAGTGTTTACCACATTCACATATAACATTTCCTAATGTTAAGCCATCTTTGTGTTGTTTAGATACACCAACTGTCTATAGAATTTTTTTGTGTGATTTACAGGATACAGCAGTGTTAGTACAccgactttaaaaaaattcttggtTTCCTTCTATATGTAATCTGGAAAGTTTATGCTAAATtggaattgaaaagaaaaatcttttcttcaagatttgaaataattcTACATATTGAACTTTCAGGACCATTCTTCAACttccttaatttcttctgtgGTAATCATcctattgcagccatgaaattaaaagacacttactccttggaagaaaagttatgaccaacctagatagcatattcaaaagcagagacattactttgccgactaaggtctgtctagtcaaggctatggtttttccagtagtcatgtatggatgtgagagttggactgtgaagaaggctgagtgccaaagaatcgatgcttttgaactgtggtgttggagaagactcttgagggtcccttggactgcaaggagatcaaccctgggatttctttggaaggaatgatgctaaagctgaaactccagtactttggccacctcatgtgaagagttgacttgttggaaaagactttgatgctgggagggattgagggcaggaggagaaggggacgacaaaggatgagatggctggatggcatcactgactcgatggacgtgagtcggagtgaactccgggagttggtgatggacagggaggcctggcgtgctgcgattcatggggtcgcaaagagtcggacacgactgagagactgaactgaactgaactgaatcatcctatttatatatatttttctatctctGCTGGGGTTAATTtaggctatttaaaaaataattatccaGGTTTGTGAAAATTTTTTGCAGAGATGAACAAAGAACACTTttataattgtttaaaatttctCTGTATCAGTTGTCATTCCCCAATCTGACTGCTAATTCTGTATAAATGTTTTCTCCATTGCTTAATCTTTTTTTGTTCTTCCAAGAACTCttgaatttaaaagttttttttctaatttattacactttttgtgtattttcacactgattatggggcttccctagtggctcagatggtaaagaatctgcctgcaatgcagaagaccggggtttgatccctgggttgctaagatccccaggagaagggaatggctactcactgtagtattcttagcagataaaggtccatctggtcaaagctattgtttttccagtagtcatgtatggatgtgagagttggactataaagttgagcaccgaagaattgatgcttttgaactgtggtgttggagaaggctcttgagaatcccttggtcccatcacttcatggcgaaaagatggggaaacaatttaaactgtgacagactttattttcctgggctccagtatcactgaagatggtgactgcagccatgaaattaaaagacgctcgctccttggattgcaaggagatgaaaccagttcatcctaaagaaaatcagtcatgaatattcattggaaggactaatgctgaagctgaaactccaatactttggctacctcatgcgaagaactgactcattggaaaagaccctgatactgggaaagactgaaggcaggaggagaaggggacgacagaggatgagatggttggatggcatcactgacttgatggacatgagtttgagcaggctccgggagttggtgatgggcaggaaagcctggcatgctgcagtccacggggtcaccaagaatcggacacaattgagcgactgaactgaactgatgtagtattcttgcctggagaattccacggacagaggagcctggcaggctacagtccatggggttgcaaagagttggacacgattgacgaactgtatctatctatctatactaATTACATCAATTCTTACCTATTTCATagttcttttctcatttctttagtTGACTACTTAACTGAtttactttcatttcttatttcataATAATTGCCTAAGGTAGTGACTTTTCATTTTAGCAAAACTTTACACATTACTtcattaccattttaaaaaatactgcaatTATGATTTGGAATTTAACTGGCCAATTTTTATTAGTTTCCTGGGCACTTGAAAATAAACTGTCATGGTATAGGTTTTGACATTACTATTGACTTTTATCTTAGTAATCAGAGCTTCAACGATAAAGACTTTTTTGTACATAACTGCCATTTGCTGAGAGACAAGCCTCCTttattacatttctgttttttcctggtacttttttctatttttgttttgatgatttgTTACTTTATTCAGTAAGACGCATGATTACATTTTCATCATGGATTATACTGCTTATGATTATTTAGTGACCTCCCATGTCTACttcggatgagatggttggatggtatcacagactcaatggacatgggtttgggtggactccgggagttggtgatggacagggaggcctggcgtgctgtggttcatggggtcacaaagagtcgggacacgactgagtgactgaactgaactgaacatgtctaCTTCAATGCTTTAGCCACATTTTCATTGTATGCTCTGctcattttacttttaatcttttaaaaataactcatgttaaaaaatggggaaaaaactgGAATGTAAATTATTTTGCTCTAGTACTTCAAACTCAAAGTCTTATAATCTGAGTTTATCAACCACAAAGTGAGATGTTTTCATTTGTGATGTGAGTACTTTCCATAAAACCACTAATAacacacagatatataaagaaatttaaatattttacctgCACAAAATATCCTTAGCTGCTGGACTGGTGATATAAGTTGCAAATGAGTGGTGAACAGATCAACAAATGCTCCAGGAtaaataatgaagagaaaaatcccGAAGCCATTAAATCGAACTTGTTCCCTAAGAAATCACATAAGAAAAAGGAATTTACTACTAGTAtcacatttttcaaattaataatgCATGTAATCATAAAACGCCCCAATGTGATTCAAATTCTTGTTTAAAATACAAGTCTCTCTGGACAAAgaattatatatgatatacatgtatATCATAGTTTTATAATAGCATACAGATTTAGTTATCAGTGAAGTTATATTTTGTAAAACAGGGCATTCTGAAATAGacttataatttcaaaatttttagaAACCAATATGCTGAGCAAATAACTTAAAATTAGTCACAAATACAAAGCAATAGTATTTCTatgagaaacttaaaaaaaacatttttatggttTACTGAATTATTTTCAGGGAAGGAGATGGTAGAAAATAgaattcaaatattaataaataatttaaatatttatatttgtcttagctattgtaaagatGGCATTTTATCTAAATGTATTCTTGCTGAATTAAtgttaagtacattttaaaatacataatgcCTCAGATTGTCCTCAAGAGAACTGTTTTTTTAATCAACTCATTCTCTAAAAATGGAATTACATTTAAAAGCCTCATAAGACCACACAGCTACTCTGACAAAAAGCATCATCTAAATATTTTGTGCTGTCACCTAGCATTAAATATCTAAGATGACTGTGAAATTCACTTTTCCTCAGCAACTGGGATTTTATAAAAAATTACCCATACTATTTCACAAACACATTATGAATTATTAAACTGTTAATAACAATGCTTTTCTATGTAAAACCCTAAAAGCTACAGAGCTAAAGAAGAGGAAGcaaaggtgaaagaaaaaaaactagccGCCCATTTAAACCACTACATGGCACACCTGTGTAACAGTATATGCTCTGTCAAGATGAGGGTCAAGACTCTCTGTCAAGATGAGAGTCAACAGACTCTTTTCATAAGCAACTGGAAAGTAATAAGAAATGATTAAATCTTctcctttaaaactttttatgtgGTCTACACACCCAAAGGATGAAACACATTCCCATCAGTATGTGTGTTCATTATCAGGAATAAAGGGGAGTTGTGACTTACTCTCTCCCCTATCATGATTTCACACATTTAGGAGACTTTAAAATGCTCAGGTATAATTACAATGATACACTTGGAGAGTCAAGACAAGAACAGGGCATGATACTTGAAGCAAGTCCCAGGTCTCATCCTCCCTTATCTTTTCCCACTTGGTTTTCTAGACAGGCTATATTTATTAACAAACCCAGAgctttcagtgttcttgctgtAGGCAGCAGAGGCCATGAGTAGAAGCAGGAAAGTATTTCAGATGATGAACCAAAGTAAGTACTAAGAAGGCAGGTGGGTGGGATTTGACTGCAGTGGTTATCATTCTGATCCAATGATGAATATAAAGATTAGGTTTTGGGATTGGATGAAAATAGTGATGCACCATGAGGATATAACCATGCTGGCAAAGGACAAAGGGTAGAAAGACCCAGATTATAGATGTGCACAATTAACTAAGCATATTCATCAATATATTAATGTCTACAAAAGAGAAGGTAGCTTAAAGTAATAATGGTTGATATGCACTGGGCAGtagtcacagaaagaaaaagtatcAAATGTAGCAGATTTTAGTAATGTGTgcatgataagttgcttcagtcatgcccgactctttgtgaccccatggactgtagtatgtcaggctcctctgtccatggaattctccaggcaagaatactggagtgggttgccttttcctactccagaggatcttcccaacccagggatcaaacctgtgtctctcatttctcctgcactggcaggtgggttctttaccattagcaccacctgggaagtcccacatttTAGTAAGTCCTTCTaaatgaaatgcttttttttgcatcctgtatatatagagagagaaagagggaaatattACCTAATAGCTGCTATTCCATGTCCAATTTCATGTACAACACCGCTAATGAGGACTGCAGCGAAGAAATAGGTCAGTTGGTTGATGGGTAAATTAATGCCAGGAACCTGTTCATAGAAACAACGACAAATACACACTTGGGCACCAAGAGACCTGGATGTTCACTCTGTACTAACATCTAAACTTCCAAATCCAATGTTCTGTAAGctaaaagtaatataaacactGATTGTCCACTTCTCCATTCccatcacaataaaaataaaaacaccagttgtttttttttaaactaagcacATAAATCTAAAGCGAATAGGAAACACTAGATTAAAACATTGAAATATTAGCTTCCCAAACTCTTTACCACGGGGA
The nucleotide sequence above comes from Capricornis sumatraensis isolate serow.1 chromosome X, serow.2, whole genome shotgun sequence. Encoded proteins:
- the YY2 gene encoding transcription factor YY2; the encoded protein is MGTEAINEYNDVASNWFHGGHHYPPLIALQPLFTNSPAQADCDREVMVQTQEEVVTCSQTESLQASDLDDIIPGLDDSYFEQTLAPLSGSKSSLACNRTRKPSSHGQKRNGKKGSPGGEATAAGSSSGAGPKKWEQKQVQIQTLEGQFSVSMWSATDKKDAEAGQTENSVPDYSEYLTGKKLPPEGIPGIDLSDPKQVAEFTKMKPKKPKDDVPRTVACPHTGCLKMFRDKAALKKHTHTHGPRVHVCAECGKAFVEGSKLKRHQLVHTGEKPFQCTFEGCGKRFSLDFNLRTHVRIHTGDRPFVCPFSCCNRRFSQSTNLKSHILTHTKNKNNQ